The proteins below come from a single Aptenodytes patagonicus chromosome 2, bAptPat1.pri.cur, whole genome shotgun sequence genomic window:
- the FOXQ1 gene encoding forkhead box protein Q1 yields the protein MKLEVFSQHYEDKLSAGSDQEGSGSLSPAPAESELGSDGDCAANSPGGGAGRPGHPPPPPPAPQPPPPPAESAKGKPYTRRPKPPYSYIALIAMAIRDSAGGRLTLAEINDYLMSRFPFFRGAYTGWRNSVRHNLSLNDCFVKVLRDPARPWGKDNYWMLNPSSEYTFADGVFRRRRKRLSRAAPPPQPARPAAAPPQPPPQEAAGAGAASPGGSPRCCCASSPCNCEPGPAAKEAAKVGGGAAAAAGGGGAKFSSSFAIESLLRRPAGPRAAPQQQPLPHARLLWPAPPAPPHLLPGPYPLLPYPPAAQPPPAAALYGGGLLQLCAYGLGEPPPPLLLGGGRQALAHGEPPPAERPRAPLFPAALPKGGRGPPPGSPLYGPLRLAGPLQPAAGGSASFQPYAVETPLA from the coding sequence atGAAGCTGGAGGTGTTCTCGCAGCACTACGAGGACAAGCTGAGCGCCGGCAGCGACCAGGAAGGCAGCGGCTCCCTCTCCCCGGCGCCGGCTGAGAGCGAGCTGGGCTCGGACGGCGACTGCGCCGCCAAcagcccgggcggcggggccgggcggccggggcaccccccgccgccgccccccgccccgcagccgccgccgccgccggccgagaGCGCCAAGGGGAAGCCCTACACGCGGCGGCCGAAGCCGCCCTACTCCTACATCGCCCTGATCGCCATGGCCATCCGCGACTCGGCCGGCGGCCGCCTGACCCTGGCCGAAATCAACGACTACCTGATGAGCCGCTTCCCCTTCTTCCGCGGCGCCTACACCGGCTGGCGCAACTCGGTGCGCCACAACCTCTCCCTCAACGACTGCTTCGTCAAGGTGCTGCGCGACCCGGCGCGGCCCTGGGGCAAGGACAACTACTGGATGCTCAACCCCAGCAGCGAGTACACCTTCGCCGACGGCGTCTTCCGCCGCCGCCGCAAGCGCCTcagccgcgccgccccgccgccgcagcccgcccgccccgctgccgccccacCGCAGCCGCCGCCGCAGGAGGCGGCCGGAGCGGGCGCTGCGTCCCCCGGCGGTTCCCCGCGGTGCTGCTGCGCCTCCTCGCCCTGCAACTGcgagccgggccccgccgccaAGGAGGCCGCGAAggtgggcggcggggcggcggcggcggcgggcggcggcggcgccaaGTTCTCCAGCTCCTTCGCCATCGAGAGCCTCCtccggcggccggcggggccccgcgccgccccgcagcagcagccgctgccgcACGCCCGCCTCCTCTGGCcggcgccgcccgcgcccccgcACCTGCTGCCCGGCCCCTACCCGCTGCTCCCCTACCCACCTgccgcgcagcccccgcccgccgccgccctctACGGCGGCGGCCTCCTGCAGCTCTGCGCCTACGGGCTGggcgagccgccgccgccgctgctgctggggggcgggcggcaggcgctGGCCCACGGCGAGCCGCCGCCGGCGGAGCGGCCGCGGGCGCCGCtcttccccgccgccctccccAAGGGCGGGCGAgggccgccgcccggctccccgctcTACGGGCCCCTCCGGCTGGCCGGGCCGCTGCAGCCAGCGGCGGGGGGCTCGGCCTCGTTCCAGCCGTACGCCGTGGAGACCCCCCTGGCTTAA